In Clostridium swellfunianum, a genomic segment contains:
- a CDS encoding metallophosphoesterase family protein: MAVRFVVFGDTKGKNDGINRTVLEKIMRQIKLLDKKPNFFVTLGDTIGGSNDLGKHRSQMTSFKEIVSQYFPNNLILHVVGNHEVNNFPIDDTYEKLINEEYLTFKKHGSLNICNDTAYYMDLPYCRFIVLNCYHHGELRKIENKQLEWFKKISAVDKKFKIVFIHCPPFPTGAHLGTCLDEFAEQRDEFWRAVEKSKVNIVFAGHEHNYSRRLLHGISDDISQIVTGGGGEKLRDSFKSKQGVVVSPKALYHFVVVDLDRECIEIKAISINGKVIDEFMIRN; the protein is encoded by the coding sequence GTGGCTGTTAGATTTGTTGTGTTTGGAGATACAAAAGGAAAAAATGATGGTATAAATAGAACTGTTTTGGAAAAAATAATGCGGCAGATTAAACTTCTTGATAAAAAGCCAAACTTTTTTGTAACTCTTGGTGATACGATTGGAGGGAGCAATGATTTAGGTAAGCATAGGAGTCAAATGACAAGCTTTAAGGAAATTGTAAGTCAATACTTTCCTAACAATTTAATTCTGCATGTTGTAGGAAATCATGAGGTTAATAATTTTCCAATAGATGATACCTATGAGAAACTTATAAATGAAGAGTATTTAACTTTTAAGAAGCATGGCAGTTTAAACATTTGCAATGATACCGCTTATTATATGGATCTTCCATACTGTAGATTCATAGTATTAAATTGTTATCATCATGGAGAATTAAGGAAGATTGAAAATAAACAACTGGAATGGTTTAAGAAAATATCAGCAGTTGACAAGAAATTTAAAATTGTATTTATTCATTGTCCCCCATTTCCAACAGGAGCCCATTTAGGAACTTGCTTAGATGAATTTGCAGAGCAAAGAGACGAGTTTTGGAGAGCTGTAGAAAAAAGCAAGGTGAATATTGTATTTGCTGGACACGAGCATAATTATTCTAGGAGGCTCCTGCATGGAATTTCTGATGATATAAGCCAAATAGTAACTGGAGGCGGCGGGGAAAAATTACGAGATAGCTTTAAATCAAAGCAAGGTGTTGTAGTGTCTCCAAAGGCTTTATATCACTTTGTTGTTGTTGATTTAGATAGAGAATGCATTGAGATTAAAGCAATATCAATTAATGGGAAAGTTATTGACGAATTTATGATTAGAAATTAA
- the mltG gene encoding endolytic transglycosylase MltG — translation MKKKIVLSILVAAVMAVIVGAIINSFIKNNNITKNNKNVFYTIPKEANIEALSRDFYSIGIIKNKLYFKFIAKRRGLEGNIRNERIMIQPNINIEEVIGKLKSSKPEFAIVTIPEGFRVYQIAERLEKNNLVDKKAFMNLNLKDIKGAPLISQREYVLWDLEGFLFPDTYFIPTSFTEKDIAQLMFNRFKEIFSQRYMDRVKELKLTINDIISIASLIEREAITEEERSRIAGVIYNRLKKGMLLQIDAAVIYANTNGEGHLTKVLYSHLKFDSKYNSYVYKGFPPGPIASPGKPSIEAALYPEQHDFLYYVAGENGHVFSKTYEEHLNNVKKYIKK, via the coding sequence ATGAAGAAGAAAATAGTGCTTAGCATACTAGTAGCGGCAGTCATGGCAGTAATTGTCGGGGCTATTATTAATAGTTTTATCAAAAATAACAATATAACAAAAAATAACAAAAATGTATTTTATACTATACCTAAGGAAGCTAATATAGAAGCGTTGTCAAGGGACTTTTATTCAATAGGGATAATTAAAAATAAGCTCTATTTTAAGTTTATTGCAAAAAGAAGGGGCTTAGAAGGAAATATAAGAAACGAAAGGATTATGATACAGCCTAACATAAATATAGAAGAGGTTATAGGAAAACTTAAGTCTAGTAAGCCTGAGTTTGCTATAGTAACCATTCCAGAAGGCTTCAGAGTGTATCAAATTGCTGAAAGATTAGAAAAAAATAATCTTGTAGATAAGAAAGCATTTATGAATTTGAATCTTAAGGATATAAAGGGAGCTCCCTTAATATCTCAAAGAGAATATGTACTTTGGGATTTAGAAGGATTTCTATTTCCTGATACTTATTTTATTCCTACAAGCTTTACAGAAAAGGATATTGCACAGCTCATGTTTAACAGGTTTAAAGAGATTTTCTCTCAAAGGTATATGGATAGAGTTAAGGAATTAAAATTGACTATAAACGATATTATTTCTATTGCTTCATTAATTGAGAGAGAAGCTATAACAGAAGAGGAAAGAAGCAGGATAGCAGGAGTTATATATAACAGGCTAAAAAAAGGAATGCTTTTACAGATAGATGCGGCTGTAATTTATGCAAATACAAATGGAGAAGGTCATTTAACAAAAGTGCTTTATAGTCATCTAAAGTTTGATTCGAAGTATAACAGCTATGTTTATAAGGGATTTCCTCCAGGACCTATTGCCTCTCCTGGAAAACCTTCTATTGAAGCGGCACTTTATCCTGAACAGCATGATTTTCTATATTATGTTGCTGGAGAAAATGGCCATGTATTCAGCAAAACTTATGAGGAACATTTAAATAATGTAAAAAAGTATATAAAAAAGTGA
- a CDS encoding YeiH family protein — translation MNWIKQNGYGFLLSFIIALISTYLGKKFPIIGGAVFAIIIGILINNTVGKPSQSLKGVTFTSKKILQWAIIVLGAGLSLKQVWKTGLSSFSVMIFTLSAAFLAAYGFGKLMGIPSKLKALIGVGTAICGGSAIAAISPIIEADETEIAYSISTIFLFNIIAVLVFPPLGHLLGFSDNAFGLWAGTAINDTSSVVAAGYAFSNAAGAYATIVKLTRTTMIIPISLIFSVLVSIKKKKEARDNGKVNFSFKKIFPWFILWFLVASLLNTLGLFSPEIVKLINALGKFMIVMALSAVGLSADFKKMLKTGVKPMILGLIVWFTVSLASLAVQYITGQV, via the coding sequence ATGAACTGGATAAAACAAAATGGTTATGGTTTTTTATTGTCTTTTATAATCGCACTTATTTCTACATATCTTGGAAAAAAATTTCCAATAATAGGCGGTGCAGTATTTGCAATTATTATTGGTATTCTGATCAACAATACAGTAGGTAAGCCTAGTCAAAGTTTAAAAGGTGTTACTTTTACGTCAAAGAAAATACTTCAATGGGCCATTATTGTTCTAGGTGCTGGCTTGAGTCTTAAGCAAGTATGGAAAACTGGTTTAAGCTCTTTTTCAGTTATGATATTCACGCTTTCTGCAGCCTTCTTAGCAGCTTATGGTTTTGGCAAACTTATGGGAATACCGTCTAAGTTAAAGGCTCTTATAGGCGTGGGAACAGCAATATGCGGCGGCTCTGCCATAGCAGCGATATCTCCAATAATTGAAGCAGATGAAACGGAAATAGCGTATTCCATTTCAACTATATTTTTATTCAATATAATAGCTGTATTAGTTTTCCCTCCATTAGGTCACTTACTAGGCTTTTCTGATAATGCCTTTGGACTTTGGGCTGGCACAGCAATAAATGATACTTCTTCAGTTGTTGCTGCTGGTTATGCATTTAGCAATGCGGCAGGAGCCTATGCTACCATAGTAAAGCTTACAAGAACTACAATGATTATTCCTATATCTTTAATTTTTTCGGTTCTTGTTTCAATTAAGAAAAAGAAAGAAGCAAGAGACAATGGAAAGGTCAACTTCAGCTTTAAGAAAATATTTCCTTGGTTCATACTTTGGTTCTTAGTTGCCTCTCTGTTGAATACATTGGGCTTATTTAGCCCTGAGATTGTTAAATTAATAAATGCTCTTGGCAAATTTATGATAGTTATGGCACTATCAGCGGTTGGCCTGAGCGCAGACTTTAAAAAGATGCTTAAAACTGGCGTAAAGCCAATGATACTTGGACTTATTGTATGGTTTACAGTTTCTTTGGCAAGTTTGGCAGTTCAATATATTACTGGGCAGGTATAA
- a CDS encoding hemolysin family protein, which produces MPSEPDSILLQVILIFILVLINAFFAASEMAVVSLNRTKINYMANDGNKKAKLLVKLLEEPSKFLATIQVGITLAGFLASASAAVSISEHLAKRIGGFDIPFITSASDEISLVVVTILLSFITLVLGELLPKRVAMQSAEAIALFAVRPIIFISKITLPFVKVLTASTNFFAKIFNVQSEKNEEEVTEEEIRMMIDVGEENGVLNETEKEMIDGIFEFDNTLAKEIMTPRTNVFTVDIDTPIQGLIDEVLEEQYSRIPVYEHETDNIIGILFMKDIFTVLRKQKSEDICIRELLRPAYFVPETKNIDILFRELQKSKNHMAILIDEYGGFSGIVTIEDLIEEVMGNIFDEYDEDYESSEYIQKIDNTTYIVNGMVGIGEINQTLNVELTSEHCDTIGGLVIDLLGSIPRENEENIVEYENLIFKVEKVNEKRIELVKICLQ; this is translated from the coding sequence ATGCCAAGTGAGCCGGATAGTATTTTGCTTCAAGTAATCCTAATTTTTATTTTAGTTTTAATTAATGCGTTTTTCGCAGCCAGCGAAATGGCCGTGGTATCTTTAAACAGAACTAAAATAAATTATATGGCTAATGATGGAAACAAGAAAGCAAAATTACTAGTCAAGTTGTTGGAGGAGCCAAGTAAATTTTTAGCAACCATACAGGTTGGTATAACCTTGGCAGGTTTTTTAGCTAGTGCATCTGCTGCTGTAAGCATATCAGAACACTTAGCTAAGAGAATAGGAGGTTTTGATATTCCATTTATAACATCTGCTAGTGATGAGATTTCATTGGTAGTTGTAACTATTTTATTATCTTTTATAACTCTTGTTTTAGGAGAACTTCTTCCTAAGAGAGTGGCAATGCAAAGTGCCGAAGCAATAGCCCTGTTTGCAGTAAGGCCAATTATTTTCATATCTAAAATAACGTTGCCTTTTGTAAAGGTGCTTACAGCATCAACTAATTTCTTTGCCAAAATTTTCAACGTTCAATCTGAAAAAAATGAAGAAGAAGTTACTGAAGAAGAGATTAGAATGATGATTGATGTAGGAGAGGAAAATGGAGTACTTAATGAAACTGAAAAAGAAATGATTGATGGAATTTTCGAATTTGACAATACGTTAGCTAAGGAAATAATGACTCCAAGAACGAATGTATTTACAGTGGATATAGACACTCCTATTCAAGGACTTATTGATGAGGTTTTGGAAGAACAGTATTCAAGAATACCTGTTTATGAGCATGAAACAGATAATATTATTGGGATACTATTTATGAAGGATATATTTACTGTTTTAAGGAAACAAAAAAGCGAAGATATATGTATTAGAGAACTTTTAAGACCAGCATATTTTGTTCCTGAGACTAAAAATATTGATATATTGTTTAGAGAATTACAAAAAAGCAAAAATCATATGGCGATATTAATAGATGAATATGGCGGATTCTCAGGAATAGTTACCATAGAAGATTTAATAGAAGAAGTAATGGGTAATATCTTTGACGAATATGATGAGGATTATGAGTCGAGTGAATACATCCAAAAGATTGATAATACTACCTATATTGTTAATGGAATGGTTGGAATTGGGGAGATAAATCAAACTTTAAACGTTGAATTGACTTCTGAGCACTGCGATACAATCGGAGGATTAGTTATAGATCTTTTAGGAAGTATACCAAGAGAAAATGAAGAAAATATAGTAGAATATGAAAATCTTATTTTTAAGGTTGAGAAAGTAAATGAGAAGCGTATTGAATTAGTTAAAATATGTTTACAATAA
- a CDS encoding D-glycero-alpha-D-manno-heptose-1,7-bisphosphate 7-phosphatase yields MSKAIFLDRDGVINDNTKKHVNKPKDLIIYDGVGDALKKAVEAGYELFIVTNQGGIEMGHLTHEQLQDIHHKMEEELRPYCSFKEIKYCPDFKRVSECRKPKPGMILELTEKYDINLKDSWMIGDMDTDVEAGIAAGCRTAKIGVKNKLADVNGANLSEIIDKILKNS; encoded by the coding sequence ATGAGCAAGGCAATATTTTTAGATAGAGATGGTGTGATAAATGACAATACAAAGAAACATGTAAATAAGCCTAAAGATTTGATAATATATGATGGTGTCGGTGATGCTTTGAAAAAGGCTGTTGAAGCAGGCTATGAATTATTTATTGTTACTAATCAAGGTGGTATTGAAATGGGGCATTTAACTCATGAACAGCTTCAGGACATTCATCATAAAATGGAAGAGGAATTAAGACCTTATTGCAGTTTTAAGGAAATTAAGTATTGCCCTGACTTTAAAAGGGTATCTGAATGTAGAAAACCTAAGCCAGGTATGATTCTTGAGCTTACTGAAAAGTATGATATAAACTTAAAAGACAGCTGGATGATAGGAGATATGGATACAGATGTTGAAGCAGGTATAGCAGCAGGATGCAGAACTGCAAAAATTGGTGTAAAAAACAAGTTAGCGGATGTAAATGGAGCAAATCTTTCAGAAATAATAGATAAAATATTGAAAAATAGTTAA
- a CDS encoding aminoacyl-histidine dipeptidase, producing the protein MSNNVLKNLKPYEVFKYFEEITQIPRGSGNEKGISDYLVAFAKEHNLEVIQDEALNVIIKKPGTAGYEGAPTIVLQGHMDMVNEKNQGTEHDFDKDPLKLRVEGDMLYATGTTLGADNGIAMAYAMALLASKDIAHPPVEALMTTDEEAGMSGAMALNPEHINGRILINIDSEEEGKLLVSCAGGVRVSVTLPIKWEDIKEDKTPIVIRLRGLKGGHSGMEIHKGRGNSNKIMGRILYDLQDRVSYNLCSLNGGAKNNAIPREADAVLLVNKEDVEGLKAVASSWNEVLKNELKASDPDVNVQVEVLPDRYNKMFSKETTKKAVQLLYLIPSGIQTMSMEIAGLVQSSTNLGVVTTSKDMITYDSATRSSVKTLKEDLVNQFKLLAEVVGVECETRADYPDWQYDADSKIRRVFERVYKEMTGNDPEIVAIHAGVECGLFKEKFGEMDMISFGPNLYDVHTPDEHISISSTERMWNYLIAVLKEIK; encoded by the coding sequence ATGAGTAATAATGTGCTAAAGAATCTAAAACCATATGAAGTTTTTAAATATTTTGAGGAGATTACTCAAATTCCAAGGGGCTCTGGGAATGAAAAAGGTATTAGCGATTATTTAGTTGCTTTTGCTAAAGAACATAATTTAGAAGTTATTCAGGATGAAGCTTTAAACGTTATCATAAAAAAGCCTGGAACTGCAGGTTACGAAGGTGCTCCTACAATTGTTCTTCAAGGACATATGGACATGGTAAATGAAAAAAATCAGGGAACAGAACATGATTTTGATAAGGATCCTCTAAAGTTAAGAGTTGAGGGGGATATGCTTTACGCCACTGGTACTACTCTTGGTGCTGACAACGGTATTGCAATGGCTTATGCAATGGCACTTCTAGCATCAAAGGATATCGCACATCCTCCAGTTGAAGCGTTAATGACAACTGATGAGGAAGCAGGCATGAGCGGTGCTATGGCACTTAATCCAGAACATATTAACGGAAGAATATTAATAAACATAGATTCTGAAGAAGAAGGGAAGCTTTTAGTTAGCTGCGCTGGCGGCGTAAGAGTTTCAGTTACTCTTCCAATTAAATGGGAAGATATAAAAGAGGATAAAACACCGATTGTTATTAGATTGAGAGGCTTAAAGGGCGGACACTCAGGAATGGAAATACATAAGGGAAGAGGAAACTCCAACAAGATTATGGGAAGAATCCTTTATGATCTTCAAGATAGAGTAAGCTATAATCTTTGTTCATTAAATGGCGGAGCAAAGAATAATGCTATTCCACGTGAAGCAGATGCTGTGCTACTAGTTAATAAGGAAGATGTAGAAGGCTTAAAAGCAGTGGCATCAAGCTGGAATGAAGTATTAAAGAATGAACTTAAGGCTTCAGATCCTGATGTAAATGTTCAAGTGGAAGTTCTACCTGACAGATATAATAAAATGTTTTCAAAGGAAACAACCAAGAAGGCTGTTCAGCTTCTTTATTTAATTCCAAGCGGAATCCAAACCATGAGCATGGAAATAGCAGGACTTGTACAAAGCTCAACAAACCTTGGAGTTGTTACTACTAGTAAAGATATGATTACCTATGATAGTGCAACAAGAAGCTCTGTTAAAACTTTAAAGGAAGATTTAGTAAATCAATTTAAACTTTTAGCTGAAGTTGTTGGAGTTGAATGTGAAACCCGTGCTGACTACCCAGATTGGCAGTATGATGCGGATTCAAAAATTAGAAGAGTTTTTGAAAGAGTTTATAAGGAAATGACAGGTAATGATCCTGAGATAGTTGCAATTCATGCTGGTGTTGAGTGCGGATTATTTAAAGAAAAGTTTGGGGAAATGGATATGATATCCTTTGGACCAAACCTATATGATGTACACACACCAGATGAACACATCAGTATTTCATCAACTGAAAGAATGTGGAACTATCTTATTGCTGTACTTAAAGAAATTAAATAG
- a CDS encoding PhzF family phenazine biosynthesis protein: MELYIVDAFTDKPFCGNTAGVVLCEELDTFRMQNLASELRFSETAFITRLSPELFGIKYFTSTSEIELCGHATIASFKVLLHKGIVQNYQSYKIETLAGILPVHIQDDLLFMESNAPKNGPFIAEANIKKLCSVLGISVSDVGDYSMSLKPEIISTGLYDIMLPIKTTSALAKINPNYKKLSKLSKELSVVGVHAFTLDADRFTAKCRNFAPLYGIDEEAATGTSNASLTYYLYKNNVIKDLGKVYMFSQGDSMGKPSRIFSKISDNKQPKILIGGNACIVSEGNLFI, encoded by the coding sequence ATGGAATTATACATAGTTGATGCTTTTACTGATAAACCCTTTTGTGGCAACACAGCAGGAGTAGTTTTATGCGAAGAACTTGACACGTTTAGAATGCAAAATTTAGCTTCAGAACTCAGATTTTCTGAAACTGCCTTTATTACAAGGCTTTCTCCAGAACTTTTTGGTATTAAATATTTTACTTCAACTTCTGAAATTGAACTTTGTGGTCATGCTACAATAGCTAGCTTTAAAGTGTTATTGCATAAGGGTATAGTTCAAAATTATCAGAGTTATAAAATAGAGACGCTAGCTGGGATATTGCCAGTACATATACAGGATGACTTATTGTTTATGGAATCCAATGCACCAAAGAATGGTCCTTTTATAGCCGAAGCTAATATAAAAAAATTATGTTCAGTACTTGGTATCTCTGTCTCTGATGTTGGAGATTATAGCATGAGTTTAAAACCTGAGATTATATCAACAGGGCTATATGACATAATGCTGCCTATTAAAACTACTTCTGCATTAGCTAAAATTAATCCAAACTATAAGAAACTTTCTAAGCTTTCAAAGGAACTATCCGTAGTTGGTGTTCACGCTTTTACTTTAGACGCTGATAGGTTTACTGCAAAATGTAGGAACTTCGCTCCTCTATACGGAATCGATGAAGAAGCCGCTACTGGTACTTCAAATGCTTCGCTTACCTACTATCTTTATAAAAATAATGTTATAAAAGACCTAGGCAAAGTTTACATGTTCAGTCAGGGCGACTCTATGGGAAAACCCTCAAGAATTTTTTCCAAAATTTCAGATAATAAACAACCAAAAATACTAATTGGGGGTAATGCGTGTATTGTTTCTGAAGGTAATTTGTTTATATAA
- a CDS encoding SH3 domain-containing protein, translating into MTDIRMIKRLEEFPSNSIITPGIENKMLNYSFWTSKLHDGKGLVMNSKDIKQFNEETIRKADTVYNLQQYKESLSKKELSAFIKEYKFTDKMKVDDEGKQIKKDFLDSLIKNTNLEGIKEENKIEYGMSIKKLQVRGFPTEAGTYESADSNLDRFQETSCEPCEAVLILHKSKDKKWYFIQTYNYRGWVKAEGIAIAKDKKTVFDYINSENFVIVTGNHVTIDKNVKENNKYNEVFNMGNKISLVANGEVFDKYNRQYYVLNLPLKTEEGYLGFKESLIAKGKDIVEGYLPYTRENIIKQAFKLQGEKYDWGNKFSGRDCSSFIADIYKTFGIMLPRNAGDQESSHGKHYKFDETESVEERNKILDNLSPGAAIFSPGHVMMYLGKIDGVHYMIHDFLAYGKKIEDKYVAVPVAAVAVTSTLLTVSSGVPYIRKFSSAVQFEN; encoded by the coding sequence ATGACAGATATAAGAATGATTAAAAGATTAGAGGAGTTTCCGTCAAATAGCATAATTACACCAGGAATTGAGAATAAAATGCTGAATTATAGTTTTTGGACGTCTAAGCTACATGACGGCAAAGGTCTTGTTATGAATAGTAAAGATATTAAGCAATTTAATGAAGAAACTATAAGAAAAGCTGATACAGTTTATAATCTTCAGCAATATAAAGAGAGTTTAAGTAAAAAAGAGTTATCAGCTTTTATAAAAGAATATAAGTTTACAGATAAAATGAAAGTAGATGATGAAGGCAAACAAATAAAAAAAGATTTCTTAGATTCTCTTATTAAGAACACTAACTTAGAAGGAATTAAAGAAGAAAACAAAATAGAATATGGAATGAGCATAAAAAAGCTCCAAGTTAGAGGATTTCCAACCGAAGCAGGAACTTATGAATCTGCAGATTCAAACTTGGATAGATTTCAAGAGACAAGTTGTGAGCCTTGTGAGGCTGTACTTATCCTTCACAAAAGCAAAGATAAAAAGTGGTATTTTATTCAAACGTATAATTATAGAGGTTGGGTAAAAGCTGAAGGAATAGCAATTGCTAAGGATAAGAAAACTGTATTTGACTATATAAATTCTGAAAATTTTGTTATAGTTACTGGAAATCATGTGACTATAGACAAGAATGTTAAAGAAAATAATAAATATAATGAAGTGTTTAATATGGGAAACAAAATATCTTTAGTAGCTAATGGAGAAGTATTTGATAAATATAACAGACAGTATTATGTTTTGAATTTGCCTTTAAAAACTGAGGAAGGGTATCTAGGGTTTAAGGAATCACTTATAGCTAAAGGAAAAGATATAGTAGAAGGATACCTGCCCTATACTAGAGAAAACATTATAAAACAAGCCTTTAAGCTTCAGGGAGAAAAATATGATTGGGGCAATAAATTTAGCGGAAGAGATTGCTCAAGCTTTATTGCAGATATCTATAAGACCTTTGGAATAATGCTTCCACGAAATGCAGGCGATCAGGAAAGTAGCCACGGTAAGCACTATAAATTTGATGAAACAGAGTCAGTAGAAGAGAGAAACAAGATATTAGATAATTTAAGTCCTGGCGCAGCTATTTTTTCACCAGGACATGTAATGATGTATCTTGGCAAAATAGACGGAGTACACTACATGATACATGATTTTTTAGCATATGGTAAAAAGATAGAAGATAAATATGTTGCTGTACCTGTAGCAGCTGTTGCTGTAACTTCGACTCTTTTAACCGTTTCTTCAGGAGTACCTTATATTCGAAAGTTTTCTTCGGCAGTTCAATTCGAAAATTAA
- a CDS encoding DUF1836 domain-containing protein: MDLTKEELFKLLNETINYDDIKLTDIPWVDLYMDQVTTFFDEKLKDFKRDKDDKILTKTMINNYAKAKLLTPVKGKKYSKEQMVLLSLIYNLKQVLSINDISLVLAPILEGLNLKDNSVSLEKIYNENLDINKLQADEFCSWFTNKLDFLSNKLSSSETENKETMLLILIVLMLVNSANTHKRMAEKIIDTYFNSKKEK; encoded by the coding sequence ATGGATTTAACTAAAGAAGAGCTTTTTAAGCTTCTAAATGAAACGATAAACTACGATGATATAAAACTTACTGATATTCCTTGGGTAGATTTATATATGGACCAAGTAACTACTTTTTTTGACGAAAAGCTGAAGGACTTTAAGAGAGATAAGGACGATAAGATACTTACTAAAACAATGATAAACAATTATGCTAAAGCTAAGCTTTTAACCCCTGTTAAAGGAAAAAAGTACAGTAAGGAGCAGATGGTTCTACTTTCTCTTATATACAACCTAAAACAAGTATTGTCTATAAATGATATAAGCCTAGTACTAGCTCCAATCTTAGAAGGGCTTAATTTAAAAGATAACTCGGTTTCTCTCGAAAAAATATATAATGAAAATTTGGATATTAACAAACTTCAAGCAGATGAATTTTGCAGCTGGTTTACAAACAAACTAGATTTTTTATCTAACAAACTAAGTTCCTCCGAAACTGAAAACAAGGAAACTATGCTCCTTATCCTAATTGTTTTGATGCTTGTAAATTCAGCTAACACTCATAAAAGAATGGCTGAAAAAATAATAGATACCTATTTTAATTCTAAAAAAGAAAAATAA
- a CDS encoding NADP-dependent glyceraldehyde-3-phosphate dehydrogenase has protein sequence MFDNIQENKTFKNLYNGEWIVSKSGNTIDIYSPNDNSCIGKVQAFEKEEVNKTIENSRQSQKLWADTPINERASILHKTAELLEDNLEELSQLLQMEIAKDKESSASEIRRTADFIRFTADEGKHMEGETIFPDNFPGYKRDRVSIVNRIPIGVVLAISPFNYPINLSASKLAPALIAGNSVILKPPTQGALSALHLAEIFNRAGLPSGVLNTVTGKSSEIGDYIVSHEDINFINFTGSTEVGKHIAKVAGKVPMLMELGGKDAAIVLEDADVGEAAKQIVAGAYSYSGQRCTAVKRVLAVDKIADTLIAEMNCLISKLKVGSPLEGAQITPLINNEAANFVQELIDDAISKGAKLIIGNKRNNNLMYPSLFDYVTTDMRLAWEEPFGPILPVIRVKNTNEAIQISNASQYGLQASVFTSSIKDAFYIANKLEVGTVHINSKTERGPDHFPFLGVKASGMGTQGIRYSIEAMSRPKSVVLNIN, from the coding sequence ATGTTTGACAATATTCAAGAAAACAAAACCTTTAAAAATTTGTATAATGGTGAATGGATTGTATCTAAATCCGGCAATACGATAGATATATATTCTCCAAATGATAACTCTTGTATAGGAAAAGTTCAGGCTTTTGAAAAAGAAGAAGTGAATAAAACTATTGAAAATTCACGACAGTCTCAAAAGTTATGGGCAGATACTCCTATAAATGAAAGAGCGTCTATTTTACATAAGACAGCTGAGCTTTTAGAAGATAACTTAGAAGAATTATCTCAGCTTCTTCAAATGGAAATAGCCAAAGATAAAGAGTCCTCAGCTTCTGAGATAAGAAGAACAGCAGATTTTATACGCTTTACCGCCGATGAGGGAAAACACATGGAAGGTGAAACTATATTTCCTGATAATTTTCCAGGATATAAAAGAGATAGAGTTTCCATTGTAAATAGAATCCCTATAGGTGTTGTACTTGCTATTTCTCCTTTTAATTATCCTATCAATCTTTCAGCTTCAAAGCTTGCCCCAGCTTTGATTGCAGGCAACAGCGTAATACTAAAGCCGCCTACTCAAGGTGCTTTAAGTGCTCTACATCTCGCTGAAATATTTAATAGGGCTGGACTTCCAAGTGGTGTTTTAAACACTGTTACTGGAAAAAGCTCTGAAATAGGCGATTATATTGTTTCTCATGAAGATATAAATTTTATCAATTTCACAGGTAGCACAGAGGTAGGTAAGCATATTGCAAAAGTAGCAGGCAAGGTTCCAATGTTGATGGAACTAGGTGGTAAGGATGCTGCCATAGTACTTGAGGATGCAGATGTGGGTGAAGCAGCAAAGCAAATTGTTGCTGGAGCTTACAGCTACTCTGGTCAGCGTTGTACGGCTGTTAAAAGAGTCCTCGCTGTAGATAAAATCGCTGACACGCTTATTGCAGAAATGAATTGCTTAATAAGTAAGCTTAAGGTCGGATCTCCACTAGAAGGGGCTCAGATTACTCCACTTATCAATAATGAAGCGGCAAATTTTGTTCAAGAACTTATTGATGATGCTATTTCTAAAGGGGCAAAACTTATAATAGGAAACAAAAGAAACAATAACTTAATGTATCCTTCTCTCTTTGACTATGTAACTACAGATATGAGGCTTGCTTGGGAAGAGCCTTTTGGCCCAATACTTCCTGTAATCCGAGTTAAAAACACTAATGAAGCAATTCAAATCTCAAATGCATCGCAATACGGGCTTCAAGCATCTGTGTTTACAAGTAGTATAAAAGACGCCTTTTATATTGCAAATAAACTTGAAGTTGGAACTGTTCATATAAATAGCAAAACAGAAAGAGGTCCTGATCATTTCCCTTTCCTTGGTGTAAAAGCTTCAGGAATGGGTACTCAAGGCATTAGATATAGTATAGAAGCTATGAGTCGACCCAAGTCTGTAGTTTTAAACATAAACTAA